In the Malassezia vespertilionis chromosome 3, complete sequence genome, one interval contains:
- the TUB4 gene encoding gamma-tubulin (COG:Z; EggNog:ENOG503NWWN), producing MPREIITLQAGQCGNQIGSQFWENLCREHGIAQDGTLEEYASEGLAEDRKDVFFYQADDEHYIPRAILVDLEPRVINNIMTGPYKSLYNPENVYSNQSGGGAGNNWAQGYAAGEKVADELIEMVDREADGSDSLGGFFLLHSIAGGTGSGLGSFLMERLNDAFPKKQLQTYSVFPNSEETSDVVVQPYNSVLTMKRLVNNADSVIVLDNAQLSRIASDRLHLQNPSYSQTNQLVSTVMSASTTTLRYPGYMNNDLVGILASLIPSPRAHFLMTSYTPFTSDTVDRGKDTMKTTVLDVMRRLLQPKNRMVSISGASKSSCYMSVMNIIQGDVDPRDVHKSLLRIRERHLASFVPWGPASIQVALSRRSPYVASSHRVSGLMLANHTGIAGLFKRTADQYDRLRKRNAFLDMYKRESLFSGDLTEFDEARETVAELMAEYRAAEHADYITGPDAAP from the exons ATGCCGCGCGAAATTATTACGCTGCAAGCGGGCCAATGCGGCAACCAAATAGGGTCCCAGTTTTGGGAGAATTTGTGCCGTGAGCATGGTATAGCGCAGGATGGTACACTGGAGGAGTACGCATCGGAAGGCCTTGCAGAAGACCGCAAAGATGTGTTCTTCTACCAGGCGGACGACGAACATTATATTCCCCGCGCAATTCTAGTTGATCTTGAGCCTCGAGTGATCAATAACATAATGACAGGCCCATACAAGAGCTTGTATAACCCTGAGAATGTATACAGCAACCAGTCCGGGGGCGGAGCGGGCAATAACTGGGCGCAAGGATACGCAGCGGGCGAGAAGGTTGCCGACGAGCTGATTGAGATGGTCGATCGCGAGGCGGATGGCAGCGATAGTCTCGGCGGTTTTTTTCTGTTACATTCTATTGCAGGGGGTACAGGGTCGGGGCTCGGTTCGTTTTTGATGGAACGTTTGAACGACGCGTTCCCAAAAAAACAGCTTCAAACATACAGTGTATTTCCTAACTCGGAAGAAACGTCGGATGTGGTGGTGCAGCCGTACAACTCTGTGCTTACAATGAAGCGCCTTGTGAACAATGCGGACAGCGTTATCGTGCTGGACAATGCACAACTCAGCCGCATTGCGAGCGACAGACTGCACCTGCAGAACCCATCGTACAGCCAGACCAACCAGCTTGTAAGCACAGTTATGAGCGCTTCGACGACAACACTGCGCTACCCCGGCTACATGAACAACGACTTGGTAGGAATCCTCGCGTCGCTAATCccctcgccgcgcgcgcatttcctTATGACCTCCTACACACCATTCACTTCCGACACGGTGGATCGCGGCAAGGACACAATGAAAACGACGGTGCTTGATGTGATGCGTCGTCTTCTGCAGCCCAAGAACAGGATGGTGAGCATTTCTGGGGCAAGCAAGTCCAGTTGCTACATGTCGGTCATGAATATTATCCAGGGCGACGTCGACCCGCGCGATGTGCACAAGAGCCTGCTTCGGATCCGGGAGCGGCATTTGGCGAGCTTTGTACCGTGGGGCCCTGCAAGTATTCAAGTCGCGctttcgcgccgcagcccgtACGTGGCGAGCTCACACCGTGTGAGTGGCTTAATGCTTGCAAATCATACGGGCATTGCGGGTCTGTTCAAACGCACGGCAGACCAGTACGACCGTCTTCGCAAGCGCAATGCATTCCTAGACATGTACAAACGTGAATCGTTGTTTTCTGGTGATCTTACTGAATT CGACGAAGCACGCGAGACAGTAGCCGAACTCATGGCCG AATACCGTGCGGCGGAACACGCAGACT ACATTACCGGACCCGATGCCGCGCCGTAG
- the NOP1 gene encoding Small subunit processome complex component (EggNog:ENOG503NV08; BUSCO:EOG092648VW; COG:A), translating into MRGGGMRGGGMRGGRGGGRGGGRGGGRGGARGARGGSNVVVKPHRHEGVFVAEGKEHLLVTKNLAPGDSVYGEKRVSVESPANEDGVPATKIEYRVWNPFRSKLAAGVLGGLDNIHIKPGAKVLYLGAASGTSVSHVADIVGPDGIVYAVEFSHRSGRDLINMAKKRTNVIPIIEDARHPAKYRMLVGSVDVIFADVAQPDQARIVAYNAEYFLKNGGNVVISIKASCIDSTAVPEAVFAEEVNKLKKSVRAWLPVVLHQSFRPREQLTLEPYERDHAMLVAQYQRHK; encoded by the exons ATGCGTGGCGGTGGCATGCGTGGTGGTGGCATGCGCGGCggtcgcggcggcggtcgcggcggcggtcgcggcggcggtcGTGGTGgtgcaagaggcgcgcgtggcggcTCCAATGTTGTTGTCAAGCCTCATCGTCATGAAGGTGTCTTTGTTGCGGAGGGCAAGGAGCACTTGTTGGTGACCAAGAATCTGGCGCCTGGCGACTCTGTGTATGGCGAGAAGCGTGTTTCTGTTGAGTCACCTGCAAATGAGGATGGCGTCCCTGCTACAAAGATTGAGTACCGCGTGTGGAACCCATTCCGTTCGAAGCTCGCTGCGGGTGTGCTTGGTGGTCTGGACAATATTCACATCAAGCCTGGCGCCAAGGTGCTTTacctcggcgctgcaagcggcacaagTGTGAGTCATGTTGCCGATATCGTGGGACCTGATGGCATTGTATACGCAGTCGAATTCTCGCACCGGTCAGGTCGTGACTTGATCAATATGGCGAAGAAACGGACAAATGTGATTCCCATTATTGAGGATGCTCGCCACCCGGCCAAGTACCGCATGCTCGTCGGCAGTGTGGATGTCATTTTTGCCGATGTCGCACAGCCCGACCAGGCGCGCATTGTTGCATACAACGCGGAATACTTTTTGAAAAACGGAGGAAATGTTGTCATTTCGATCAAAGCCAGCTGTATCGATTCTACTGCTGTGCCGGAGGCTGTTTTTGCAGAGGAGGTGAATAAACTGAAGAAGAGCGTACGTGCTTGGCTCCCCGTTGTCTTACATCAGTCTTTCCGCCCAAGGGAGCAGCTTACGCTGGAGCCTTATGAGCGTGACCACGCTATGCTGGTGGCACAATACCAGAGG CATAAGTGA